The Corynebacterium suranareeae genome window below encodes:
- a CDS encoding TRAP transporter large permease subunit — protein sequence MPIALIALAVFIAVIVVWNVVFKRNMAEAMIVGFLATLLFAGKDAPRFVVEALREAVENEVLFAAAAFVFMTYFVQKTGVMDRLVGILSSLLGRLPGGPALVDTVASGAMGALAGGSNTGNAAASGSITGPWMVKTGWTPHRAATIIAGNAGLGAALPPSASMVIMIGFAGSMVTTSQVYMALLVAGLYQVVYRIFLTGWFVFRDGIKAETHSDHVPLRKSWKQGWPSTLIFIGAILPILLTVGPLANYLSNTSVGESMGNISLIMWIPLLIIFISGVVAWRELPRSPKAWWSFMGDGVPQFYTIGTILFFAILASEVLASLGLDQDVNMVLDGLNLPLWLLVALVGLLVVLVAGPLSSSATLSAVGQVSLFAMVGAGVEPILALIAILVFASTEGASPPASGSIFVACGITGARPEKTFIPLVVYYVVPFFFLGVFIALGIIPVPTGG from the coding sequence ATGCCTATTGCGCTGATTGCTCTTGCAGTATTTATTGCCGTCATTGTTGTGTGGAATGTTGTATTCAAACGAAACATGGCCGAAGCTATGATCGTTGGTTTTCTTGCCACACTATTATTCGCGGGTAAAGATGCACCGCGTTTTGTGGTTGAGGCGCTGCGGGAAGCCGTGGAGAATGAAGTCCTGTTTGCAGCTGCAGCTTTCGTATTCATGACGTATTTTGTGCAAAAGACTGGCGTCATGGATCGGCTTGTCGGAATCCTCAGCTCACTTTTAGGACGACTTCCAGGTGGGCCAGCACTGGTTGACACTGTAGCTTCCGGCGCGATGGGAGCATTGGCTGGTGGATCCAACACTGGTAATGCGGCAGCCAGTGGTTCGATCACTGGGCCTTGGATGGTTAAAACTGGATGGACTCCGCACCGTGCAGCTACGATCATCGCAGGTAATGCAGGTTTGGGGGCGGCGTTGCCTCCCAGTGCATCAATGGTGATCATGATTGGTTTTGCAGGTTCAATGGTCACAACCAGCCAGGTGTACATGGCGTTATTAGTGGCTGGTCTTTACCAGGTAGTGTATCGAATCTTTTTAACTGGTTGGTTTGTGTTCCGTGACGGTATCAAAGCCGAAACACATAGTGATCATGTTCCTTTGAGGAAGTCCTGGAAGCAGGGTTGGCCATCAACACTAATCTTTATTGGTGCGATTCTTCCGATTTTGTTGACTGTTGGCCCATTGGCTAATTACCTCAGCAACACGAGCGTTGGAGAGTCCATGGGGAATATTTCCCTTATTATGTGGATTCCATTGCTTATTATCTTTATCTCTGGTGTTGTGGCTTGGCGTGAACTGCCGAGGTCTCCGAAGGCTTGGTGGTCTTTCATGGGAGATGGCGTGCCGCAGTTCTATACCATTGGAACAATTTTGTTCTTCGCTATTCTGGCCAGTGAGGTCCTTGCTTCTTTGGGGCTGGATCAAGATGTCAATATGGTCTTGGATGGACTGAATTTGCCGTTGTGGCTTCTAGTTGCACTGGTAGGCTTGTTGGTGGTGTTGGTTGCAGGACCTTTGTCATCGTCGGCAACATTGAGTGCGGTTGGCCAGGTTTCTTTGTTCGCCATGGTCGGTGCAGGTGTTGAACCAATCTTGGCTCTAATTGCTATTTTGGTTTTCGCTTCCACTGAAGGTGCATCTCCTCCAGCTTCAGGTTCTATCTTCGTAGCCTGCGGTATTACTGGGGCTAGACCTGAAAAGACGTTTATTCCGCTCGTTGTTTATTACGTTGTTCCATTCTTCTTCCTTGGTGTGTTTATTGCACTTGGAATTATCCCCGTGCCCACAGGAGGCTAA
- a CDS encoding YihY/virulence factor BrkB family protein — protein sequence MVQPQEHLDATLIAADTHDGISDSGELKQRLSFKGWKYALSRTVKDVIPDGLLDLAALLTFFSILSLAPAVLLGYSAITIFLASDSTEILHLVRDLVSQNMPEDQAQVVLSVIDSIAGSATAGQVGAIVGSIVALWTSSAYVRAFSRCANAVYGRSEGRTLLKQWGMMLLLNLGLLLGIIIILVSWVVNETLVMGLLAPIAEPLHLTEELSFLTDKFMPIWVWVRWPVIVVVLIMFVATLYYWAPNAKPWRFRWLSLGSFLAIVGIIIAGIGLNFYFTTFAAFSSYGAVGSLLAVFIALWIFNICLIIGLKIDVEISRARQLQAGMSAEAHSLVPPRSIDAVAKMKQRQQRLTEQAKAFREESN from the coding sequence GTGGTACAGCCCCAAGAACATCTCGATGCAACGTTGATCGCCGCGGACACCCATGACGGCATCAGCGATTCCGGCGAGCTTAAGCAACGTTTGAGTTTCAAGGGATGGAAATATGCCTTGAGTCGTACTGTAAAAGATGTTATTCCTGATGGCTTGCTTGATTTGGCAGCGCTGTTGACGTTCTTTTCTATCCTCTCCCTGGCTCCGGCAGTGCTGCTGGGGTATTCGGCGATCACGATATTTTTGGCTAGTGATTCCACTGAAATTTTGCATCTTGTGCGTGATCTTGTCTCGCAAAATATGCCTGAAGACCAAGCGCAAGTGGTGCTGAGCGTTATTGATTCGATTGCAGGTTCCGCCACTGCTGGACAAGTGGGAGCTATTGTCGGTTCGATCGTGGCGCTGTGGACCTCATCTGCTTATGTTCGTGCTTTTTCCAGGTGTGCCAATGCCGTTTATGGCCGCAGCGAAGGCCGAACATTGTTGAAACAGTGGGGGATGATGCTCCTGCTCAACCTCGGATTATTGCTTGGAATCATCATCATTTTGGTGTCGTGGGTGGTCAACGAAACGTTAGTCATGGGACTACTTGCCCCCATCGCAGAACCACTACACCTTACCGAAGAGCTAAGTTTCCTAACCGATAAGTTCATGCCGATTTGGGTATGGGTGCGCTGGCCGGTGATTGTGGTGGTGCTCATTATGTTTGTAGCCACCCTCTATTATTGGGCCCCTAACGCAAAGCCGTGGAGATTCAGGTGGCTTAGCCTGGGATCTTTTTTAGCCATTGTAGGAATCATTATTGCTGGTATTGGCCTGAATTTCTATTTCACAACGTTCGCTGCGTTTAGTTCTTATGGGGCAGTGGGATCATTGCTCGCGGTGTTTATAGCGCTGTGGATTTTTAATATTTGTTTGATTATTGGTCTGAAAATTGACGTTGAAATCAGTCGCGCACGCCAGCTCCAAGCGGGCATGTCGGCAGAGGCCCATAGCCTGGTTCCACCGCGTTCAATTGATGCGGTGGCAAAAATGAAGCAGCGCCAGCAGCGCTTAACGGAGCAGGCTAAGGCTTTTAGGGAAGAGAGCAATTAA
- a CDS encoding RraA family protein: protein MKVAVLGLGEAGIMYSQAFAEAGCEVRGFDIRQVAVPEGVTFVPSVAEAVHNADLILSLVTSRGALAVAQEVRESVTSAAVYIDLNSASPAKKLEVQDALDGSVKMVDGAVIGSVMKYGAKVHLLLSGEFAQEAAESMSVIGSDAEAIGGAVGDASQRKLLRSVFMKGLGALIAEAMQAGEETGQVKWMRTQIANELIDGEATLDRLNDGTKIHALRRAHELKDSLDQLQLNACESLNWPVTRGALDVHKYWARTTGSSIVEELAQVPTAALGDGGDRLGVVHSSIKQTWKSRAIAGKAFTVYTREGDNQAIHRALKEAAPGDILVVSGGGFTERALMGELIAQRAQNAGIIGMVIDGAVRDVDELEKLDFPVWAAGVSPAGPYKHGPGRLGVPVSIGGVVCQHRDFVVADADGVVVIPGESAEQHLHAGLAVVADEASRRELIRATVPVT from the coding sequence ATGAAAGTAGCAGTTTTAGGTCTCGGCGAAGCGGGAATCATGTATTCCCAGGCATTTGCAGAGGCCGGTTGTGAGGTACGTGGTTTCGATATTCGGCAGGTAGCAGTGCCTGAAGGGGTCACTTTTGTCCCCTCGGTGGCAGAAGCTGTGCATAATGCCGACCTGATTTTGAGTCTTGTCACCTCCCGCGGAGCGCTTGCTGTTGCACAAGAAGTGCGTGAATCGGTTACATCAGCTGCCGTGTATATTGATCTAAATTCCGCATCACCTGCAAAGAAGCTCGAGGTTCAAGATGCACTTGATGGATCCGTCAAAATGGTTGATGGTGCAGTAATTGGCTCTGTGATGAAATACGGTGCGAAGGTGCATTTGTTGTTGTCTGGAGAATTTGCACAAGAAGCTGCAGAATCTATGTCCGTGATCGGCTCAGACGCAGAGGCTATTGGTGGAGCTGTTGGCGATGCATCACAACGCAAGTTGCTTCGTAGTGTTTTCATGAAGGGTCTTGGTGCACTGATTGCGGAAGCAATGCAAGCGGGTGAGGAAACCGGCCAAGTTAAATGGATGCGAACCCAGATTGCCAATGAGCTTATAGATGGTGAAGCCACGCTGGATCGCCTTAATGACGGCACAAAAATCCATGCATTGCGTAGGGCACATGAGTTGAAAGATAGCCTTGATCAACTCCAACTAAATGCATGTGAATCACTTAATTGGCCAGTGACCCGTGGCGCACTTGATGTACATAAGTACTGGGCACGCACAACAGGATCAAGCATTGTGGAAGAACTGGCGCAGGTCCCTACTGCAGCGCTTGGTGATGGTGGAGATCGTTTAGGTGTCGTGCATTCGTCAATCAAACAGACATGGAAGTCCCGCGCGATAGCTGGCAAAGCATTTACGGTATACACCAGAGAAGGCGACAATCAGGCTATACACCGAGCACTTAAAGAAGCAGCTCCTGGGGATATTCTCGTTGTATCTGGTGGCGGATTCACCGAGCGCGCCCTGATGGGCGAACTAATTGCACAACGAGCACAAAACGCGGGAATCATCGGGATGGTTATCGATGGCGCTGTCCGAGATGTTGATGAATTGGAAAAACTCGACTTCCCAGTGTGGGCGGCAGGCGTTTCACCAGCAGGACCATACAAACACGGCCCAGGCCGACTAGGAGTACCAGTTTCCATCGGAGGGGTTGTCTGCCAACACCGCGACTTCGTCGTTGCCGATGCTGATGGTGTGGTTGTAATTCCTGGCGAAAGTGCAGAACAACATCTTCATGCAGGTTTAGCCGTGGTGGCAGATGAAGCTTCCAGGCGTGAACTTATTCGTGCAACAGTCCCGGTCACCTAA
- a CDS encoding response regulator transcription factor, with protein MITISIADDESLIASSLSTLLSLEPDLEVSQIAASGEELLELWENLETRTDVCVIDLQLGGIDGIDTASKLMATTPGLAVLIVTSHARPRQLKRALNAGVLGFLPKTSTAEQFATAIRTVHARRRYIDPELAAMTISAGESPLTNREEEVLELAGKGLSAEEIAEAAHLAPGTTRNYLSQAMAKVGAQNRFEAFTRAREMGWL; from the coding sequence ATGATTACCATTTCCATTGCCGATGACGAATCCTTAATCGCAAGCTCCCTGTCTACGCTGCTGAGTTTAGAACCTGACCTTGAAGTCAGCCAGATCGCAGCTTCGGGCGAAGAACTTCTTGAACTATGGGAAAATCTAGAAACCCGCACCGATGTCTGTGTGATTGATCTTCAACTCGGTGGCATTGACGGCATCGATACCGCCTCAAAATTGATGGCCACCACACCTGGTTTGGCCGTGCTGATTGTGACGAGCCACGCCAGACCACGCCAATTAAAACGCGCATTAAACGCAGGTGTCTTAGGATTTCTTCCCAAAACATCCACCGCAGAACAATTCGCCACAGCAATTCGAACCGTGCATGCCAGGCGTCGCTATATTGATCCCGAGCTAGCTGCAATGACGATCAGCGCTGGAGAATCACCGCTGACAAATCGTGAAGAGGAAGTACTTGAACTTGCAGGTAAAGGTTTAAGCGCAGAGGAAATCGCTGAGGCAGCACACCTTGCTCCGGGTACAACAAGGAACTATTTGTCCCAGGCAATGGCAAAAGTTGGCGCGCAGAACCGCTTTGAAGCGTTCACGCGCGCCAGGGAAATGGGCTGGCTGTAA
- a CDS encoding IclR family transcriptional regulator codes for MAEGNQGRTLERALDVIESVSSSTDPLTLTQISKATGLHIATTKRILGTLEKRDYLKMSPTGYTLGPQVLPHAHAFQLQDRLALISPPILREVASISSLTSSVFVPSGDQRVLISRIEAPNALGYEFPIGQLLSLTLGGGKVLLAFMDQEKRDEIVNNYEPFHLADGEIQTAETLRQDLANIHETDYFVSSSERSRGTVSLTAPIRNGHDEVIATISIAGHDGLINESAILEHQSLVLQAARRISTQML; via the coding sequence ATGGCAGAAGGAAATCAGGGTCGAACATTAGAGCGAGCCCTCGATGTCATCGAAAGCGTGTCTTCATCAACCGACCCGTTAACACTCACGCAGATCTCCAAGGCGACAGGTCTCCACATCGCCACGACGAAGCGCATTCTCGGAACTTTAGAAAAACGCGACTATCTCAAGATGTCCCCCACCGGATACACACTTGGACCCCAGGTTCTCCCACATGCACATGCATTCCAGCTCCAAGATCGGCTAGCTCTTATTTCACCGCCGATTTTGCGTGAGGTTGCATCCATTTCATCTCTGACATCATCAGTTTTTGTACCTAGTGGCGATCAACGCGTACTAATTTCTCGCATTGAAGCCCCCAACGCACTTGGCTACGAATTTCCCATTGGCCAACTCCTCTCACTCACCCTTGGTGGTGGAAAAGTACTCCTAGCCTTTATGGATCAGGAAAAACGAGATGAAATAGTCAACAATTACGAACCGTTTCACTTGGCAGATGGAGAAATACAAACCGCTGAAACACTGCGACAAGATCTAGCAAACATTCACGAAACTGATTACTTTGTCAGCTCGTCCGAACGAAGCCGTGGCACAGTAAGCCTGACTGCTCCAATTCGAAACGGACATGATGAAGTGATTGCAACAATCAGCATTGCTGGACACGACGGTCTAATCAATGAAAGTGCAATCCTCGAGCACCAATCTTTGGTACTACAAGCAGCTCGAAGAATTAGCACACAAATGCTTTAG
- a CDS encoding sensor histidine kinase, translated as MAPLNSWRKLPNLAKYTLYTRLSLQSIPVVLLLVYFLAVIANAQSLDLSFLWLFISGLVLLVFTVLVYEFHPSLNSRPRRNVQPFFVAGLALNLVVFVASVIVQLPVLEGFTTESIRAFALVYTVTCAFLLSIAYVPWLNYRWAWIIAISGVLWWINTTTNYLTAIGVIMPAAMAGTVRLSIWTVDVMKEAERSRELEASLRVTEERLRFAQELHDTLGQHLAAMSVKSELALALAKRGDDRLENELRELQKLTRTSMSEMREVVSGYRTINLATEVEGAKSLLADAHINLSVIGTTSQVSPDHRELCAWLVREATTNILRHSDATDVTLTLSSKEVRIDNNGVTKEITKLSGLSALRSRAESAGMTLFVSREGDIFSVRMLLDYTDDTVATERPTS; from the coding sequence ATGGCTCCGCTGAACTCATGGCGGAAGTTGCCCAATTTGGCTAAGTACACGCTGTACACCCGGTTGTCGTTGCAGTCGATACCCGTGGTGTTGTTGCTTGTGTATTTCCTTGCGGTGATCGCAAATGCCCAAAGTTTAGATTTATCGTTTCTTTGGCTTTTTATTTCCGGCCTTGTACTGCTTGTTTTTACAGTGCTGGTGTATGAGTTTCATCCGTCACTTAATTCCCGGCCGCGGCGCAATGTTCAACCGTTTTTTGTTGCTGGTTTAGCGTTGAATCTTGTCGTGTTTGTTGCTTCTGTGATTGTTCAGCTGCCTGTGCTTGAAGGCTTCACCACGGAAAGCATCCGAGCATTCGCGTTGGTGTATACCGTGACTTGCGCGTTTTTATTATCTATCGCGTATGTTCCGTGGCTGAATTATAGGTGGGCATGGATCATCGCGATTTCTGGAGTCTTGTGGTGGATTAACACGACCACCAACTATCTCACCGCCATAGGTGTCATCATGCCAGCAGCAATGGCTGGGACTGTTCGGCTTTCCATCTGGACTGTTGATGTAATGAAAGAAGCCGAGCGGTCGCGCGAATTGGAAGCGTCACTTCGGGTAACAGAAGAACGTCTGCGTTTTGCCCAAGAACTTCATGACACCTTGGGCCAGCACCTCGCTGCCATGTCCGTGAAGTCAGAACTTGCATTGGCACTGGCCAAACGTGGCGATGATCGACTGGAAAACGAGCTGCGGGAGCTGCAAAAACTCACCCGAACCTCCATGTCAGAAATGCGAGAGGTAGTCTCTGGCTACAGGACGATCAATTTAGCCACGGAAGTCGAAGGAGCAAAAAGCTTGCTTGCCGACGCCCACATCAACCTTTCCGTCATCGGCACCACGTCTCAGGTGTCACCCGATCACCGAGAACTGTGCGCGTGGCTTGTTAGAGAAGCCACCACAAACATTTTGCGGCATTCAGATGCCACCGATGTCACCCTCACCTTAAGCAGTAAAGAAGTTCGCATTGATAACAATGGGGTGACAAAAGAAATTACTAAACTTTCAGGACTTAGTGCGCTGCGCAGTAGGGCAGAATCAGCAGGGATGACGTTGTTTGTTTCCCGTGAAGGCGACATCTTTAGTGTGCGCATGCTGCTCGATTACACAGATGACACCGTTGCTACGGAAAGGCCAACCTCATGA